The following proteins come from a genomic window of Hydrogenispora ethanolica:
- a CDS encoding DUF5808 domain-containing protein: protein MLTGIIVAGALWLAIGTGQSGSRIRMGYAKSAARLNRDDDRYWKWGIFYYNPDDPAWFVEKRFGIGWTSNFAQPASWMLLVGLLFILPLLMKFITWLLT, encoded by the coding sequence ATGCTAACGGGAATCATCGTGGCTGGAGCGCTATGGTTAGCCATCGGTACGGGCCAGAGCGGAAGCCGGATCCGGATGGGATACGCCAAATCAGCTGCGAGACTGAACCGGGACGATGATCGTTACTGGAAATGGGGGATCTTTTACTATAATCCGGACGATCCCGCCTGGTTTGTGGAGAAACGCTTCGGCATCGGGTGGACCAGTAACTTCGCCCAGCCGGCATCGTGGATGCTACTGGTCGGCCTGCTCTTCATCCTGCCGCTATTAATGAAGTTCATCACTTGGTTGTTGACCTAA
- a CDS encoding ABC transporter ATP-binding protein, translated as MPDVVVVNNLMKKYGQRLAVAGLSFSVGPGQTLGLLGPNGAGKTTTMRMLMGLSRPSSGSISIFGIPLANGLKQVHSRIGVVFEKPNLMENLSAYQNLALSCKLYGQPLSRIQSLLERMDLWSRARDPVRSYSKGMRQRILIIRALIHEPELLFLDEPCSGLDPVSSRIIRDYLLELKRGGITIILTSHDMTEVDELCDQIGFINHGELVVMAEPRELKERFGQSGLKVTFRQDSQISEAVIAPTSENLGWLAGLYAENRVVAVHSMEATLDEIFRKLSDSKLGQQPSDELH; from the coding sequence ATGCCCGATGTAGTGGTGGTAAACAATCTAATGAAAAAGTATGGCCAGCGTTTAGCCGTAGCCGGTCTTTCCTTCTCAGTCGGCCCGGGACAGACGTTGGGTCTACTCGGACCTAACGGCGCCGGGAAGACGACCACCATGCGCATGTTGATGGGTTTGTCACGCCCTTCTTCGGGATCAATTTCCATCTTCGGTATTCCCTTGGCGAACGGATTAAAGCAAGTGCACTCCAGGATCGGAGTCGTCTTCGAAAAACCCAACCTGATGGAGAATCTATCCGCCTACCAAAACTTGGCGCTCAGCTGTAAGTTATATGGACAGCCGCTGTCCCGAATCCAATCTTTGCTGGAGCGGATGGATTTATGGAGCCGGGCGCGCGATCCGGTACGCTCCTATTCCAAAGGAATGCGGCAACGCATCCTCATCATTCGGGCGTTAATCCACGAACCTGAACTGCTCTTCCTCGATGAACCGTGCTCCGGTTTGGACCCGGTCTCTTCGCGGATTATCCGCGATTATCTCTTGGAATTAAAGCGTGGCGGCATTACCATCATTCTGACCAGCCACGATATGACGGAAGTCGATGAGTTATGCGACCAAATTGGCTTCATCAACCATGGCGAATTAGTGGTCATGGCCGAACCCCGCGAACTCAAGGAAAGGTTCGGCCAATCCGGACTAAAGGTTACCTTCCGCCAGGATTCTCAGATCTCGGAGGCCGTAATCGCCCCAACATCCGAAAATCTGGGCTGGTTGGCCGGACTATACGCGGAAAACCGGGTCGTTGCCGTTCATTCCATGGAGGCGACTCTGGATGAGATCTTTCGAAAACTCAGTGATTCGAAATTAGGTCAACAACCAAGTGATGAACTTCATTAA
- a CDS encoding ABC transporter permease, producing the protein MSGRRFWALLEREYLDFTTSKSWILALALPLFIGFLFNFVYRDAETAQLTVAYTGRLTAIEQRIFAAPPFRLMYYQDLKLARKDLSQAKIDALLQPSRPGSGKITLLANQTQAKKAALLINAVNVSLIQTFSNRRIPQIQMKYLNQKAQPRWLSVPIWLIQLILTIALLQAAAAVADEKEKQTLHSLLVSPVQFIEYMGAKVLWAAFVGMASIYLTLWLTKCPSHLVELSLFALLGCLIYAFQALLVGLFAPNALFARTIATVIYLVSTFPMMVADLAGEGKELLNLFPSYLILRGLEQAVQLQPLTAEHSLGAIVLGLETLALAGIAYYFFKQKADF; encoded by the coding sequence ATGAGCGGAAGAAGATTTTGGGCGCTACTGGAAAGAGAATACCTGGATTTTACCACCAGCAAGTCTTGGATTCTGGCGCTGGCTTTGCCGCTGTTCATCGGTTTCTTGTTCAACTTTGTCTACAGAGACGCGGAAACCGCTCAGTTAACGGTGGCCTACACGGGCCGCTTAACCGCCATCGAACAACGGATCTTTGCGGCCCCGCCCTTTCGATTAATGTACTATCAGGATCTGAAACTGGCCAGAAAGGATTTGAGCCAAGCAAAGATCGACGCGCTCCTTCAGCCGTCCCGTCCCGGTTCCGGCAAGATCACCCTTTTGGCCAATCAGACCCAAGCAAAAAAGGCGGCCTTGTTGATCAATGCGGTAAACGTCTCGCTAATCCAAACTTTTTCGAACCGCCGGATCCCCCAGATTCAAATGAAATATCTCAATCAAAAGGCCCAGCCGCGCTGGCTATCGGTGCCCATTTGGTTGATCCAATTAATCCTGACCATCGCTTTGCTGCAAGCCGCCGCCGCCGTCGCCGATGAGAAAGAGAAACAGACTCTGCATTCTCTATTGGTCTCCCCGGTTCAGTTCATTGAATATATGGGCGCCAAAGTTTTATGGGCTGCTTTCGTCGGAATGGCTTCCATTTATCTGACATTATGGCTAACGAAATGCCCAAGCCATCTCGTCGAACTGAGCTTATTCGCCCTACTCGGGTGTCTGATCTATGCATTTCAAGCTTTGCTAGTCGGGCTGTTCGCTCCCAACGCACTTTTCGCGCGAACCATCGCCACGGTCATCTACTTGGTTTCCACTTTTCCTATGATGGTTGCCGACTTGGCCGGCGAAGGCAAGGAATTATTGAACCTCTTCCCCTCCTATCTTATTTTGCGCGGGTTGGAGCAAGCCGTTCAACTGCAACCGCTGACCGCTGAGCATTCGCTGGGCGCTATCGTGTTGGGACTGGAAACCCTGGCATTGGCGGGGATTGCTTACTACTTTTTCAAACAAAAGGCTGATTTTTGA